A section of the Octopus sinensis unplaced genomic scaffold, ASM634580v1 Contig00114, whole genome shotgun sequence genome encodes:
- the LOC115226851 gene encoding uncharacterized protein LOC115226851: RGSPPTTHAPTWKFWRRLSSRRNANDKKGGDRGEYGGSLLVSHSDGRGRRECILKETIRLSNGVSNEEDDHLEDLPDVLDNNALRRSQSLKPPPKPPRLFLMRSTSITNHRNSITPSSSRNSFLMSPSTNSKEEAIIKFPINIENGRFLNNSPYNGTIPSPKNPEAVGQMTPDLTTKSIRREKRIKYSANGNPMRIKMDLPASGQLQNARDKITRHGIILHCLTDLLCQRLRPVDLIENMYKEHVITTGDLQAFHGHPDQRLVCESLVNNVSRGDSQQYESFCNVLRNTDGYRDISDILDAMTRISFMISDIPSSDQEDNVLADETTMKFDVGFYDDSIRQLKPVVELERIKDVNGKWGLHNSNSCSSQISSSFLSKDQQNNTTDINGNGKTNLVPMMTVSILGHNLQGKRAMVLAEVLHRYNCILELCLGKTQLTGSDIGLLSIPLQKNNSLTVLDVRLNNIGNEGATMIGNALEQNSTLRQLNLSSTGNFQFNYQSFIHFRLPLMYLHF, encoded by the coding sequence aCCGTGGTTCTCCACCAACAACTCATGCACCCACATGGAAGTTCTGGAGAAGGTTGTCCTCTAGAAGGAACGCAAATGATAAGAAAGGCGGCGATAGGGGGGAATACGGTGGCAGTCTTCTTGTGAGCCATTCGGATGGCCGCGGAAGGCGCGAATGTATTCTCAAAGAAACTATACGTCTCTCTAATGGTGTATCTAACGAAGAAGACGACCATCTCGAAGACCTCCCCGATGTTCTTGATAACAATGCTCTGCGACGGTCGCAGTCATTGAAGCCTCCACCAAAACCTCCTAGATTGTTCTTGATGCGTTCGACTTCGATTACGAATCATAGAAACTCGATAACGCCGTCTTCGTCGCGGAACTCGTTTCTCATGTCCCCGAGCACGAATTCCAAGGAGGAAGCAATTATCAAATTTCCTATTAACATTGAAAACGGGCGCTTTTTGAACAACTCTCCGTACAACGGAACCATTCCTTCCCCCAAGAACCCAGAAGCTGTGGGTCAAATGACTCCAGATTTAACGACCAAATCTATTCGCAGAGAAAAACGTATCAAATATTCGGCAAACGGCAATCCGATGCGTATCAAAATGGACTTGCCTGCTTCAGGCCAACTGCAAAATGCCCGTGACAAGATCACCCGGCATGGCATTATATTACATTGCCTTACTGATTTATTATGTCAGCGGTTGAGACCGGTGGACCTTATCGAAAATATGTACAAGGAACATGTGATAACCACAGGCGACCTACAAGCATTCCACGGTCATCCAGACCAGAGATTGGTCTGTGAGAGCTTAGTGAACAATGTATCTCGAGGAGACAGCCAACAGTACGAGTCTTTCTGTAACGTCCTTCGCAATACGGACGGCTATAGAGATATTTCCGATATTCTGGACGCTATGACTCGGATATCGTTTATGATTTCCGATATTCCCAGTTCAGATCAGGAAGACAATGTCCTTGCTGATGAAACAACGATGAAGTTTGACGTAGGTTTCTATGACGATTCGATCCGTCAACTGAAGCCTGTCGTTGAGCTTGAGCGTATCAAAGACGTCAATGGTAAATGGGGGTTACACAACTCCAACTCTTGCTCGTCACAGATATCTTCTAGTTTCCTATCGAAGGACCAACAAAATAACACAACAGACATTAACGGCAATGGAAAAACTAATTTAGTACCAATGATGACGGTCAGTATTCTTGGACACAATCTACAAGGTAAACGTGCCATGGTTCTGGCCGAAGTTCTTCACAGGTACAATTGTATTCTTGAACTGTGCCTTGGCAAGACACAGTTGACAGGTTCGGACATTGGTTTGTTGTCCATACCTTTGCAAAAAAATAACAGTTTAACTGTTTTGGATGTACGACTTAACAATATTGGAAACGAGGGAGCTACAATGATTGGCAACGCCCTGGAACAGAACTCCACTCTTAGACAGCTAAATCTATCGTCAACAGGTAACTTTCAGTTTAATTAtcaatcttttattcatttccgtCTCCCTCTGATGTATTTGCATTTTTAA